A region from the Melioribacteraceae bacterium 4301-Me genome encodes:
- a CDS encoding MauE/DoxX family redox-associated membrane protein — MFFLFSVYGVAMGLEKDCGCFGNAVKSYFGWGMVGRNTVFLLLSIFILSLRKEF, encoded by the coding sequence ATTTTCTTTTTGTTTAGTGTTTATGGTGTGGCAATGGGTTTAGAAAAAGATTGTGGATGTTTTGGGAATGCAGTAAAAAGTTATTTTGGTTGGGGGATGGTGGGGAGGAATACCGTTTTTCTATTACTATCAATTTTTATTTTGAGTCTAAGAAAAGAGTTTTAA
- a CDS encoding MauE/DoxX family redox-associated membrane protein codes for MKSFPLNNFKLQSGQFSYSNLIYNSFYYLLASVLIFSGIAKIIDVNPLIEVLQQIKLPNDLVIVIATILPITEIGLGIMLLLKIKQRTSIKITVILFLVFFLFSVYGVAMGLEKDCGCFGNAVKSYFGWGMVGRNGSLLLLSIVVLKRENRNALAPGEIKQ; via the coding sequence ATGAAATCTTTCCCGCTAAATAACTTCAAATTACAAAGCGGTCAATTCTCATATTCAAACCTAATTTACAATTCTTTCTACTATCTGTTAGCCTCAGTGCTAATCTTTTCTGGGATAGCAAAAATAATAGATGTAAACCCATTAATAGAGGTGCTGCAACAAATAAAACTGCCAAATGATTTGGTAATTGTAATAGCAACGATATTGCCAATAACGGAAATAGGATTAGGAATAATGCTGCTGCTAAAGATAAAACAAAGAACATCAATAAAAATAACAGTGATACTTTTTTTAGTTTTCTTTTTGTTTAGTGTTTATGGTGTGGCAATGGGTTTAGAGAAAGATTGTGGGTGTTTTGGTAATGCAGTAAAAAGTTATTTTGGTTGGGGGATGGTTGGAAGGAATGGTTCCCTGCTTCTTCTTTCAATAGTTGTATTAAAAAGAGAGAATAGAAACGCTCTGGCGCCGGGCGAAATAAAACAATAA
- a CDS encoding 6-bladed beta-propeller has product MMKRTKNFLVLLLLGAFIGSFWGRFSRLSDFKIKKEQLSLLGGNTKTLSQQLNERQWKKVRVTKIFSILRYSKGQLLMPTSVKIFEDSIYILDPTIPALLKYDSSGKFITKFGNNKGKGPGELMQPLDFSVSDRFILITDVSTSLVNIFNKDAKFLYAIRTKFIPSRVTLINDTIFAISETGIGGKLSLYNLKGKMLRTFSPFFEKEIKYAWPEDFFITSGTKGNIYGVFFHGSYIFSFNSLGKSIFFTETIDKFPFPQVNIYSSDVDNRKVIRASIDHNVPVSALSISISNDTLYVLAGSASKKAKGIVIDAYMVENGKYLYSFKFNKSSNVQSVGYCFVYKGYLYLTEILNDGNSAVTKYKFDFE; this is encoded by the coding sequence ATGATGAAGAGAACTAAAAATTTTTTAGTTTTATTACTTTTAGGTGCCTTTATAGGTTCTTTTTGGGGGAGATTTTCCAGGCTTTCAGATTTTAAGATTAAAAAGGAGCAGTTATCCTTATTAGGTGGTAATACTAAAACATTAAGCCAACAACTGAATGAAAGGCAGTGGAAAAAAGTTAGAGTTACAAAAATTTTTTCAATCTTAAGGTACTCAAAGGGTCAACTTCTTATGCCGACTTCTGTAAAGATTTTTGAGGATAGTATATACATTCTCGATCCAACTATTCCGGCGTTGCTTAAATACGATTCTTCAGGTAAATTCATAACTAAATTTGGAAATAATAAAGGCAAAGGACCAGGTGAGTTGATGCAGCCACTTGATTTTAGTGTTTCTGATAGATTTATTTTAATTACCGATGTGTCAACAAGTCTTGTTAATATTTTTAATAAAGATGCTAAGTTTCTTTATGCAATAAGGACAAAATTCATTCCTTCTCGAGTCACTCTTATTAATGATACAATTTTTGCAATCTCGGAAACGGGCATTGGTGGTAAATTATCATTATATAATTTAAAGGGTAAAATGCTTAGGACTTTTAGTCCATTTTTTGAAAAAGAGATAAAATATGCCTGGCCAGAAGATTTTTTTATAACTAGTGGTACAAAGGGAAATATATATGGTGTTTTTTTCCATGGAAGTTATATTTTTTCATTTAATTCATTAGGCAAAAGTATTTTTTTTACTGAAACTATTGACAAATTTCCTTTTCCTCAAGTAAATATATATTCAAGTGATGTAGATAATAGAAAGGTTATTAGGGCGTCAATTGATCATAACGTACCTGTTTCTGCACTGAGTATTTCTATTAGCAATGATACTTTGTACGTGTTGGCGGGAAGTGCTTCTAAAAAAGCAAAAGGAATTGTTATTGATGCTTATATGGTGGAAAATGGGAAATATTTATATTCCTTCAAATTTAATAAGTCTTCTAATGTACAATCTGTAGGATATTGTTTTGTATATAAAGGTTATTTATATCTTACTGAGATACTCAATGATGGAAATAGTGCTGTTACAAAATACAAATTTGATTTTGAGTAG